From the genome of Acidimicrobiia bacterium, one region includes:
- the lipA gene encoding lipoyl synthase: protein MTRLRARWLGRVAYAEADALQRALHDRTADDYLLLLEHPHVYTLGTRADLEHVLVPPASVGAELVRTDRGGDVTYHGPGQLVGYPIVTLPDWRDGQRDVVAYVRHVEAALVAALAGLGVDAHTERGYTGVWVGDEKIAAIGVKVARGRSRHGFALNVDPDLAMFGHIVPCGIADRGVTSLARVLGRAPEMRDVVDAVVDSFVAELGYDGVERQDVVWREHPSDLSAFTREADAGGTAPAPPSAPVRLLGRLAEAGVATPAPDPTFRRPSWMKVKADLGAGYRETKRIMRSLSLHTVCEEAGCPNIYECWADRTATFMILGERCTRACGFCLVDTRRPLPIDPEEPARVAEAVAVMGLAHAVVTSVARDDVEDGGAAGFAATIRAIRARTPATRVEVLIPDCKGDAAALRTIFDARPDVLNHNLETVARLQRAARPSAAYARSLGVLARAKDAGLTTKSGIILGMGETADEVLGAAADLRAVGVDILTLGQYLRPSARHLPVVRWWTPEEFESLRDGALALGFAHVEAGPLVRSSYHARAAVDAAQGTQVSTGAATSVG from the coding sequence ATGACGCGGTTGCGCGCGCGTTGGCTCGGTCGCGTCGCGTACGCGGAGGCCGACGCGCTCCAGCGCGCGCTGCACGACCGCACAGCCGACGACTACCTGCTCCTGCTCGAGCATCCCCACGTCTACACGCTGGGGACGCGGGCGGACCTCGAGCACGTGCTCGTACCGCCCGCGTCGGTGGGTGCGGAGCTCGTCCGCACCGATCGCGGCGGTGACGTGACGTATCACGGCCCCGGTCAACTGGTCGGGTACCCGATCGTGACGCTGCCCGACTGGCGCGACGGGCAGCGCGACGTCGTCGCGTACGTCCGTCACGTCGAAGCCGCGCTCGTCGCCGCGCTCGCCGGTCTCGGCGTCGACGCGCACACCGAGCGCGGATACACGGGGGTCTGGGTCGGGGACGAGAAGATCGCGGCGATCGGGGTGAAGGTCGCGCGTGGCCGCAGCCGCCACGGCTTCGCGTTGAACGTCGATCCCGACCTCGCCATGTTCGGTCACATCGTCCCGTGCGGCATCGCGGACCGGGGTGTCACCTCCCTCGCGCGCGTGCTCGGTCGTGCGCCCGAGATGCGCGACGTCGTCGACGCGGTCGTCGACTCGTTCGTCGCGGAGCTGGGCTACGACGGCGTCGAGCGCCAGGACGTCGTGTGGCGCGAGCACCCGTCGGACCTCTCGGCGTTCACGCGCGAGGCCGACGCCGGCGGCACCGCGCCTGCGCCCCCCTCCGCGCCGGTGCGTCTCCTCGGCCGGCTCGCAGAGGCGGGTGTGGCTACGCCGGCGCCTGATCCCACGTTCCGGCGACCGTCGTGGATGAAGGTGAAGGCGGACCTCGGCGCGGGCTACCGGGAGACGAAGCGGATCATGCGCTCGCTCTCGCTCCACACGGTGTGCGAGGAGGCGGGCTGCCCGAACATCTACGAGTGTTGGGCCGATCGCACCGCGACGTTCATGATCCTCGGCGAGCGGTGCACGCGCGCGTGCGGGTTCTGCCTCGTCGACACGCGGCGGCCGCTGCCGATCGATCCCGAGGAACCGGCCCGCGTCGCCGAGGCGGTCGCCGTGATGGGGCTCGCACACGCGGTCGTGACGAGCGTCGCGCGCGACGACGTCGAAGACGGTGGCGCCGCGGGGTTCGCGGCGACGATCCGCGCGATCCGCGCCCGTACACCGGCGACCCGGGTCGAGGTCCTGATCCCCGACTGCAAGGGCGACGCGGCCGCGCTGCGGACGATCTTCGACGCGCGTCCCGACGTCCTCAACCACAACCTGGAGACGGTTGCCCGCCTGCAGCGCGCCGCCCGCCCGTCGGCCGCGTACGCGCGTTCCCTCGGGGTCCTCGCGCGTGCGAAGGATGCCGGCCTCACGACGAAGTCCGGCATCATCCTCGGGATGGGCGAGACCGCCGACGAGGTGCTCGGCGCGGCGGCCGACCTGCGGGCGGTCGGCGTCGACATCCTCACGCTCGGCCAGTACCTCCGCCCGTCGGCCCGCCACCTCCCGGTGGTCCGGTGGTGGACGCCAGAAGAGTTCGAGTCGCTGCGCGACGGCGCGCTCGCGCTCGGCTTCGCGCACGTCGAGGCCGGGCCGCTCGTGCGGTCGAGCTACCACGCGCGCGCCGCGGTGGACGCGGCGCAGGGAACTCAGGTGTCGACCGGGGCGGCCACGTCCGTAGGCTGA